A portion of the Thermosediminibacter oceani DSM 16646 genome contains these proteins:
- the fba gene encoding class II fructose-1,6-bisphosphate aldolase, translating to MPLVTSREMFKKAYEGGYAIGAFNVNNMEIIQGIVEAAREEKAPLILQVSAGARKYARPIYLKKLVEAAVEDTGIPIVLHLDHGEDFEICKACIDDGFTSVMIDGSRLPFEENIALTRRVVEYAHERGVVVEGELGRLAGVEDNVKVSDREATFTDPDQALEFVERTGVDSLAVAIGTSHGAYKFKGEAYLDFERLKKITEKLPGFPLVLHGASSVLPEYVEICNRYGGNIPGAQGVPEDMLRKAASMGVCKINIDTDLRLAMTATIRRYFSENPSEFDPRKYLGEAREAIKKIVRHKMRNVLGCSGKI from the coding sequence ATGCCGCTTGTAACATCCAGGGAAATGTTCAAAAAAGCTTACGAAGGCGGGTATGCAATAGGTGCTTTCAATGTAAACAACATGGAGATCATTCAGGGGATAGTTGAGGCCGCCAGGGAAGAAAAGGCGCCGCTCATCCTTCAGGTTTCCGCCGGGGCAAGGAAGTATGCGAGGCCCATTTATCTTAAAAAGCTGGTGGAAGCGGCCGTGGAGGATACGGGTATTCCGATAGTGCTTCACCTGGACCACGGCGAGGATTTTGAAATATGTAAAGCCTGTATAGACGACGGCTTTACTTCTGTAATGATTGACGGTTCCAGGCTGCCCTTTGAGGAGAATATCGCCCTCACCAGGAGAGTGGTCGAATACGCCCACGAGAGAGGTGTGGTGGTGGAAGGCGAGCTGGGCAGGCTGGCGGGAGTAGAGGACAATGTAAAGGTGAGCGACCGGGAAGCTACTTTTACGGATCCTGACCAGGCCCTGGAATTCGTCGAGAGGACCGGGGTCGATTCCCTGGCTGTAGCCATCGGAACCAGTCACGGGGCTTATAAATTCAAGGGTGAAGCGTATCTGGATTTTGAAAGGCTCAAAAAGATAACGGAGAAACTGCCCGGGTTCCCATTGGTGCTCCACGGTGCTTCATCAGTGCTGCCCGAGTACGTAGAAATATGTAACAGGTACGGAGGAAATATTCCCGGAGCCCAGGGTGTGCCGGAAGACATGTTGAGGAAGGCCGCTTCCATGGGGGTTTGCAAGATAAACATAGACACCGACTTGAGGCTGGCCATGACCGCCACTATTCGCAGGTATTTTTCTGAAAACCCGTCGGAATTCGACCCGAGAAAATACCTGGGCGAAGCCCGGGAAGCAATCAAGAAAATCGTAAGGCACAAGATGAGAAACGTTCTGGGCTGCAGCGGAAAAATATGA